The genomic region CAGATGACTGGCTAGCTAATTGAAATATCTTCCAGAATATGTACCTTTTCATATCCGGTATATCAGCAGTGGAAGCTAAATGTGAAAGTTAGGCCAACGTATTGGCTACATAGCCCGCATTGTCTGGacatgctaactagcgttagcttGCTAACTAGCTAAAAGGGGCCTAGCTAGCttggtaacgttagctaacgttaatCCTGCTTCATTTCAGTGAACGTTTCCCGGCGTTTTTAGTTTAGCTTGTCAGCTATCTCGGCCATGGAACTAcgctagctacagtagttagttctGTGCGAACAACTAACGACGGTTTTAGGTGGTAGCTAACTGAGTACTGTAGCTGGCCaatatggttaaataaaggttaaatacaatatGCGTTGATTCCCACGCACAGCTACTGCCGAAAACGTACTTATGCCATGACTCTGGCCACTTGTCACGTTGGTAAGATTTACAATGTAAAACTCAAAGGCTAACTGGCTCAGGAGgcagctgaggggaggacggcatATAATAATTGCCGGAGCGAATGGCATGGCCTCAAacgcatggaaaccatgtgttttcgatgtatttgataccatttcgctccagccattaccacgagttCGTCCCTCTCAATTAAGATGCCGCCAACATCCAGCGCTAGTTACTACTGCTGGAAACTAGTTAACTATTATGCCAATGGCGTCAAAGATTGCATGCTTCTTTGGCAGAACTCTGTTTTCTAGTCCTCTACTGAACACTTTTGACCAAATCACTGGAAGCTTTTGAAATTCATGCTGTACAGTGATGTCATGTATTACAAGCATGTGAATGTATCAATTTGTTTCCATCTCTTCTCTAGCACAAATATGCCTATCAGGTGATCCTTGATGGCGTGAAAGGGGGTCCCAAGGAGAAGCGCTTGGCTGCACAGTTCATTCCCAAATTCTTCAGCAGTTTCCCAGAGCTGGCAGATGCGGCAATCAATGCTCAGCTTGACCTTTGTGAGGATGAAGATGTCTCTGTAAGGATTTTatcagtgggactatcatttccaTTTGGAAAATACCATTGTGCACAATGGAGTTGACAAAACATAACATGCATATACCACTATACACACTTGAATCATAAACAAAGTTAGATTTGAGAAATCAATCGATGTAGAAGTGCCTGGTCGGAGTGGTCACACTATTTTTttacctgttagtttttcttctTCCTTCCTCCTGTAGATTCGGAGGCAGGCCATCAAAGAGCTCCCCCGTTTTGCAGCCGGGGAGAACATCGTCAGGGTAGCAGATATCCTGACCCAGCTTCTCCAGACCGGTACAGTACTCTTGAGCTAACCCACCTAGACTACTAAATCTTGTACGTTTCCCGGGAAAGGCGCTGGGTTACGTATTGCTGCCTTTCTCAGGTTGGCGTTCAAATGACACATTCCATTATCTAGTAGTCTCACACCCGTAGGTGCAGGCCAATGGAATGGAGAAACCACAACGTCCTTGGTATTTCACTCTGCCTGTCATTTGAACCCAAAGTTGTTACAAGCTAAAATTTCATTCTGCCCAACTTGGCCAGCTCACAGAAAAAAGTCTTCCTATCCTCAGTAATGTAACAGGACATGCTTCACATTCTCTACCTCTCCACATTCCTCACGATTCCCACCTGGGTGTTTCCCCACTAGCAATAACACACTTCCCAATCCACAATGGGCCAACCTCCAGCTTCACAACAGAACCCCATCCCCCTGTTACTCCACAAATGCCTACTGACGTTCCTCGCAGACTTCTGGATAGAGAgacactgcctccctctctcccactcacgtTGACACTCCTGGGTCAACCCCTCTGCTTTGATGCTCCTACATTCCATCCCTCTAATGGGACATTATGTATGCTACAGTGTAGTTTGTGTCAATAGAAGATATGTGCTCTCTGTGACAGTGATGGACCAATTGTTATACTCTCTTATACGTTGGTGCTTACAGATGATTCAGCCGAATTCAGTCAAGTGAACACAGCGCTGGTCTCGATCTTCAAGATGGACGCAAAAGGTAAGCGTCCATCTTTTCTCTCATGCTTGAATTGGCTTTCAATTGTGAGAAGACGGACAACTTAACAAGTGAACAGGCAGGATAATGTGGCTCATTTTCATGTATTCGTGCAAGACTCTACGAAGAAAACTGTTTTTCAGATGTTTTCATACCTGATGCTGGCTTTACTCCACGTGATCTGTTGTGTAGAACCTCGCATAACGCTTTAAGAGAGATTTGGCAGGCCTCAATCCCAAATGAAGGGGGAAAATGGGCATTGGATTAGAGTTAGATGTAGTTTGTTGATGTGAGCATAACATGCTTCTTATTTGGCTCAAGAGCCCCCTCCCAAGGCACAAGGTCTGTATAGCCTCTAAGTACTTTGTCTAGCCAACCTGTATCTCCGCTTTGCCTCAGCTACCCTGCGAGGCCTCTTCTCTCAGATCCTGCAGGGGGAGGacatagtgagggagagagccaTCAAGTTCCTCTCCATCAAGCTGAAGACACTGCCTGAGGACACCATGACCAAGGAGGTGGAGGACTATGTGTTCACCGAGACAAAGAAGGTCTGTTCCATATCTCTCTGCTTTTGTACAGCTATCAAAGTGAATCACCTGGAGTGATACACTCCATTCTGGGGGCTGGTTAGTAGAGCACTTTGTGAAAGGGCTGAAGTAGGATGAAGTAGAATGTTTTTATTACTATTATTGGCCAACTGAATACAAGATCTCCATAGGAAGGATCTGTAATCTAGTTGTGTGTTGGATGTATTTGTAACTGGTCAGCCTAACATTGACTCCTTgatcatgttcattagggcacaacGTAGAAAATATCTTGCAAGAGAGAATTACTTTCTTATAGGATGATTCCATATAGTCCCTCCCCGTTttagttgtttttgtttttgcccACTGAACTTCTCAGCCCTTTGTCCCACGTTGACCTCTGACCCACATTGACCTCTGAGCCCTTCCCCCTCCAACCCCAGGTGCTGGAGGATGTGACAGGGGAGGAGTTTGTGCTGCTGATGCGCATCCTGATGGCGCTGAAGGGCCTGCAGACGGTGAACGGGCGGCAGCAGCTGGTGGAGCTGGTGGTGGAGCAGGCCTTCCTGGAGCAGGCGCTGAACCCCGCCGACCCCGACACCGTGGACCGCTTGCTGCAGTGCACGCGCCAGGCCCTGCCCCTCTTCTCCGTGAGTGATGCATACACAAGCTGACGGGTCAGGCCAGGCCCCTCTTTGCTGTGAGTGATCCGTACACTCCCAAAACACACGCATTATAACACACGTGCCAGGCCCTGCCTGTCTTTTCTGTGTgtgttataacacacacacacaggccaagtCATAATAATATACTTCACTTAGGGACTTATAGAGAGTGCATACAATTTTTGTGTGTCCCTGTGGGActtgaacccacaaccttggcaTTGCTAGCTCCACACTTTTACCAACTGAGAACTGCaatctcacaacacacacacgttatcacCAAACACACGTACTGTCAATTGTTTTCCAATATCTAATTACTCTCGTAATGAGAACGCTGCGTTTCAGTGTTTGTGCCTTTACCTCCCATTGTTAATTCCTTCCTATTTCTGCATGTTTGTTGGTCGAGGTTCTGAACTGATTTGACCAACCACATCAAGTAGACAATCCCTACCTACCTCTTAGAACTCGTTTTCTTCTGAGACTTCAACTTTTTTTTACCCTTCCAGAAAAATGTCCATTCTTCCCGCTTTGTGACCTACTTCTGTGACCACGTCCTGCCCAACCTCAGTACCCTGACAAGTCCCGTGGCAGAGCTGGACATTCAGCAGGAGGTCAGTACCGCCCACCCCTGTGCCGACCATAGAGTGTTCAGGCAACTAGTCCTccatgttggctccaacatgCCAGGATAATCGCATTgacatgtgttgtgtgtgtgtaggtgctaAAGCTGCTTGCTGAGATGAGTCCGTTCTGTGGGGACATGGAGAAGGTGGAGGCCAACCTCCTCATGCTGTTTGAGAAGCTGCTGGTAAGTAACAGCCTAGCTCAGCCTTCTAAGGGACTTCAATGTGCTTTCACCGTACTGCATACCCCTCTAGTACCTTCAGATGTGTCACTATTGAGGGATAGTGGTTAGGAATTGACCAGGACACGTTAATCTGGTTTGTTTAGACTGGTAAAAGGCAAATGGCCAAAACGGACCGTGCCAACGACTGCTAAAAGCAACGAGTAGCCGTCCTATCGCCTCTTAGCACAGAACATTGGGCATCATTTTCTTTTTTGTTTACTGAAGATCCTACATGTTGAATCGCCACCGTTCGTCAACACCCACGAGGTGCTCTGGTGTGCCCGGGCATTGTTTGCTGTGGTCGGTGTTGTCCTTGACTGGTCTTGGCTGGTATAAGACAAACTGATCAACCCCTTCCGCCCTGTGTCTAGGAGTTCATGCCGCTTCCCCCAGAGGCGGAGGGTGAGAACGGCGAGAACACGATGAGCGAGGAACCCAAGCTGCAGTTCAGCTATGTGGAGTGTCTCCTCTTCAGCTTCCACCAGCTGGGCAAGAAGCTTCCCGACTTCCTCATCGACAAGATAAATGCAGAGCGCCTCAAAGACTTCAAGATCAGGTAGAGGGAGGCTCCAGATCATCAGTGCTTATTGTGCTGTCTGCCTGGCTGAATCTGCAACATATTTACAGCCATTTCTGACGTAAAAGTTATTTTACTGAAATCCATAATTTGTTTAGGAGaaacattccctattccctcaactcttgctcttgctctcttTACGTGATGCATGTATGCATCACATGCCCGGGACTAGTATTACTCAGAGAGGGTTAGTTATGTAATTCACTCCAGAATGACCGTCGTTCCAGAAGGACGATTTGGATGGGattattttttttctccacactgCCCCCTGTAATTATACATTTCCCAATAAATTGACTTATGACTGAAGCCTGGAGGTTTTTATTTTAGGCGTGACAATAGTATATCAACATGTCCGTGTGGTGGGGTCACACTGATAACTCGAGCTTGGTTCCCAAGTTTCTAAACCTTTCTTTCCTATAGTGTCGCCATAATGTTTGAGTCAAGGAAGTGTGATCATAATCGTTAAGATATTTTAGCGATCCACAGTACGTcctaaatacccccccccccccagctttcAGATGTGCGCTGAACAGTGCAATTGCACTTGAGATGCATTTGAATGCTATGGATGAGAGTTATCATTTCCAATCGTTTGGGTCAGTTGTATGCATCTATTAACAGCAAGGGTTGCATTAAATAGGGTCAgtataacatgttttttttttaatcaataataCCTTTTGAGGCTGTTCTAACAAAAGTGTAAAGTCTTTATTACAGCAAAGCAAATATGAAAAAGAATTGTTTAGTTCACAAGTTGCGCGAGGCTTGGTGGTCAcggaatcagtaggctattaaacaaacactcaaacaggcaacGGATGCAGGATCTGTCTTCTTTCTGAAGACATATTGATGATTTACGAAGCCAGGCCTGTTTAACAGTTAGGCTATTAATGATAGACCTAGTTACGTTGGTTTCTCTCCTCACTTAAGCAAGGCAAGGGCTGTTTTCTCACCTCATTCTGCTGCTTCCTCCGTGGCATTGTGctcaacaccaatatgctggtTTAACTTTTCTGTTATGAACGTAGCAACATAATCTAGGAAAAGGTGGCAATTCAGCAGCACACTGATGTTATTCAGGACCCACGGACAGCGACCGCAGTCCAACGAGGGAGAAAGCGCATTTGTTAAATAGAATTTTGATGGGTGTTGCACCATTGTTCTTATGTAATATAACTATATACAATTTTCAGTAGCACATGTCTTAGCCTCCACAGTGGATCTGTCCACTCAGACAGGTGCGAATCAGACAGGTGACTTATACACCATGcgatttaaatgtatttatagatTATAAAAATGTTTTTCCTACCGCTCGACTGAAGAAATCTCGGCCGACCAACAGCTTGtcaactaaatggggtcagccatACAGTAAAGTGACTTTGTCTTTCTGTTTCTTGGCAATTTAACTTTTTGTTCACAAGCTGCTGTTTTTCAACATTAGCTTGATTCTGCTGCTTCAACTGATGGCGAATAGACGGCCTAGCCTATTCAGAtggggcggcaaggtagcctagtggttagagcggtagactagcaaccggaaggttgcaagttcaaacccccgagctgacaaggtacaaatctgtcgttctgcccctgaacaggcagttaacccactgttcctaggccgtcattgaaaataagaatttgttcttaactgacttgcctagttaaataaaggtaaaaataaaaaagatccCAAATCTCAGCCCGTTACCACGGTAACCTCCAGCCCTTCAAGGGGTAGCTGAACGGTTTCTCTATTTTGACTAAAACTCAGGTCACAAAAAAGGAAATGAAATTGAGCTATATTCCGCATTACTACTTACTAATACATTTCTTcttttagaaacattacaaagcaCGATCatgttttttagtttttttaatgtaaatatgGGGGTAAAATATTTTGGCTGGTAATTGTATTTAATCTACCTGCCACGGTGTCTGGTGGACCACAAAGTATATTTTAGGCCCTGGTCTCCACTGTAGAGTCTGGATGCCAGTAATGTTAGTCATCTTGTTTCGTTCTTCAGTCACTTTAACCCTACTTCGTCTTCTCTCCCACCTTCAGGTTACAGTACTTTGCCAGAGGGCTGCAGGTATACATTCGCCAGCTGCGAGTAGCCCTTCAAGGCAAGACGGGAGATGCACTGAAGACCGACGAGGTATGTA from Oncorhynchus masou masou isolate Uvic2021 chromosome 22, UVic_Omas_1.1, whole genome shotgun sequence harbors:
- the LOC135509620 gene encoding LOW QUALITY PROTEIN: apoptosis inhibitor 5-like (The sequence of the model RefSeq protein was modified relative to this genomic sequence to represent the inferred CDS: inserted 1 base in 1 codon), which codes for MAVTIEELYRNYGILADAKPEDLGQHKYAYQVILDGVKGGPKEKRLAAQFIPKFFSSFPELADAAINAQLDLCEDEDVSIRRQAIKELPRFAAGENIVRVADILTQLLQTDDSAEFSQVNTALVSIFKMDAKATLRGLFSQILQGEDIVRERAIKFLSIKLKTLPEDTMTKEVEDYVFTETKKVLEDVTGEEFVLLMRILMALKGLQTVNGRQQLVELVVEQAFLEQALNPADPDTVDRLLQCTRQALPLFSKNVHSSRFVTYFCDHVLPNLSTLTSPVAELDIQQEVLKLLAEMSPFCGDMEKVEANLLMLFEKLLEFMPLPPEAEGENGENTMSEEPKLQFSYVECLLFSFHQLGKKLPDFLIDKINAERLKDFKIRLQYFARGLQVYIRQLRVALQGKTGDALKTDENKIKVVALKITNNINVLIKDLFHNPPSYKSTVTLSWRPVQKAETVALKRPSGEEMGTGSTMKKLLSPPLPRRNARQIYNPPXGKYSATIGNFTNEQRGGFRGGRGRGFGGRGGRSRGRIY